TCCAATAGTTCACAGTATGTTTTAAATTCATTCTCTGTTAATGCTTTTCCGTCTCTGTATTTTGAATCAAGAACCTGTAATTTTTCCTCATCGGAGACGCGATCAATCGCGTCTCTACTGTTTTGGATTGTTACAATGGCAATTCCAATATTAAATAATCCTATGAGGAGAAAGGCAAATATTTTACCCGTCGGCAAATTATGATTTGGCTGTAGTAAGGATAACATAGGGTATCCATTGTTTTAAATGGTGAAATTAATGTAAATACGAAAATATCTGAACCGTAGCGGATTAAGTTCATTTTTGTTTGTCATCCCCATGCGAAGGCGTAGATCGCGAATACTTGGAGCGAAGGGTGGAACCCCTATCGGGGATCTCAAATAATATAAAAGCCTATTTAGAAATACAGACCCCCGATATCGCTTGGCGGCTGCGGCGATAGCGGGTGGATTTTCGGGGGTGACATAGAATAATCCTCTCGTCCTAAATCATCCCAATCATAGTCCAGACAGCGGCTACTTAATACTATCCACTTTTTCCTGATTGATATTTTTTAGGCTTGGGACATATCCGTTCTCTTTGAGACTTAGCATTGAAATAATTTCTGGGACTACATATTCGTAGCCTCTTTGGTTTACTTGCATACCTGCTCTGTAGCTGGATAATATCAATTTACCGTTGTATACTTTGAATGTTATTTCTTGTGATTCTCTGGCACCAGGCGGCACTAGGAGGACAGTTGCTGTTTTTTCTTTTTTATTTCGTTTTAGATCTAGATTTTTCTTTGTGATGCTATCGCCCGTTGCTGCATTTTTGGTAATATATAACATAAATAAATCTTTTAAAACTAACTTAAAATAATTCTCATCTCCCGTTGGATTATAGATTGGTAATTCCAATACATCTTTTGAATCTGGAAATTCTTTCTTTAATAAAACGAGTAACTTACGGTTCAATACTTCTTCTAACGCTGCCCAACTTTGTTTTTGCTCATAGTCTTTTGTTGCCCTAATATTCTCAATTAGATTTCGAATCGGAAGTTTTTTAAGATTCTCTAACTTTTTATCGATTGTTTCTTTTTCTTCTTGAGTCAACTCAGAAGTAACCACTTCTTTCGGAGTTTCCACATCATAAGCTGGAGTTGTTTCTTCCGGTGGACTTGCACACGTTATTAAACTGAGTAGGCTAATTATCATTAAATACTTCATCATTTTTCCTTTTTAATTTCTAAACTTATTTAAATCATCTTACAATAAAATCATTTCGCGATCCGGAAACTTTCTTTCCGATTCTCTCAATGTCAGATAAGTTTGAACGTTATGCGAAATTATTTTAATCTAATCCAGTCATCGCAAAAATTCTGAAATTTCAGGAATTATTCTATTCATTTAACACTATTCACAAAATACATATCAATTTCACCTTTGTTTTTTGCTTCTATTTTTCCTCGGTATTCGCATTCGAATTGGTCTTTCACTAGCTCATAAGTATATCCAGAGACGTTTACTCTCCCTGGAAATCCGGATGACTCCATACGACTAGCAACGTTAACCGAATCACCCCATACATCGTAACAAAACTTTTTTGTACCTACAACACCCGCAACTAAAGGACCTGAGTGAACACCGATTCTAATTTCCCAAGGAGGAATATTCTTTTGAGCATTCAATGTATTTACGATAGTCATATAATCAGCTAGTTCTAATCCAGCTTTAATAATATTAATTGCATGATTTGGATCAGGTTCCGGTATACCGGATACACACATGTATGCGTCACCGATTGTTTTAATCTTTTCAATTTTGTACATTTGCATAACCGAATCGAAATAACTAAAAAATTGATCTAGCTGGTGGATTAATTCCTCCGTAGAAAATTTTTCCGATAATTTTGTAAAACCTTTGAAGTCGGTAAATAGAATACTCGCTGATTCATAAAATACTGGTTTCGTTTTTCCGGTTTTTCTTAACTCTCGTGCAATTGGTTTTGGTAAAATATTTAAAAGAAGTTCTTCTGTTTCCTTTTTACTGTTATCGAGAGATTTATTTAGTTTTTTTAATTCAATTTGTGCATTGACTAATTCATTGTATTGTTTTAGCGAATTTTCATAGGTAGAAAGTAACATATTTAAAATATGAGTTCTATCTGCTACAATTTCGAATGATTTGCCTGCATAATTGATGGTTAGGGGCGCAACATCTTCATTAGCCGCTATTGGATTATTCAAGAGTGCTTCAACTCTATACATCAAATACTGTTTATCGTAGGGTTTAGTGACATATCCATCAGCCCCGCATTCAATTCCTGTGATAATATCTTCTGGCCTTGCGAGGGAAGAACAAATGACAACTGGTATATCTTTTAACGCATCATTTGTTTTTACTTTTTTACAAAGTTCAAATCCATTCATATCAGGCATTTCTACGTCGGTAATGATTAAAGAAGGTTTTTCTCTTTGAATTAATTCATAAGCCTCTGCTCCATTTTTTCCCCAGAAAACACTGTAACCGGATTCAACTAGAATACGTTTTAACATTACTCCTTGCACAGAGCTATCTTCTGCAAATACAATAGTCGGCATAGATTATATATTTCCTAGAATGTGAGACGCAATTTTATCTATAGGTAGTTGTATATCCAGTGCGCCAATTTCTTTCGCTACTCTCGGCATTCCATACACTACACAAGTTGACTCCGCCTCTCCGATTGTTTTTCCGCCTGTGTGTTTAATCGTGAGTAAACCCGTAGCTCCATCGTCGCCCATACCGGTAAGAATAACGGCGAGTGTTTTATCGCCAAAGTTTTTTGCTAAAGATTTAAATAATACATTTACAGACGGGCAATGACCATTAAACGGAGGTTCGTTCGAAATATGCAAATTACCATCCTGTCCGATCACCATATGTTTGGAATTTTGCGGAAAATAGACAGTACCCGCAACGGGATTTTCTCCTTCCTCCATGATTTTTACTTTGAGTTTTGTATTTTGACCAAGCCAACTCACCAGACTATCGATAAAACCTTCACTGATATGTTGTACGCATAGTACAGGAACAGAAAGTTCTTTTGGAAGATTTCCCAGAACTTGTTGGACTGCATTCGGTCCCCCGGTTGATGCACCGATGGCTAAATACTTTATTTTATGTGAATACTCCTTCGTGATTGGTGGTTGAACTTTTGTTTCTACGGCAGCTAATCTATTTGTTTTTTTATAAACAGGGACAGATTTTATTATTCTGATTCGAGAGACAAGCCTATCTTTAATTGCTTCGTAGTCTTTATCTGTTCCGCCTGACGGTTTTGGAAAAATATCTAGAGCTCCTGCCTGTAATAATTGAAATACATTTGTTTCGTTTACTCCTTCGAGTGCGGCACTAATGACCAAAATCGGTTTGGGATTAGTCTCCATTACTCGCTTAGTAAATTCTAATCCATCCATTACGGGCATCATTAGATCGGTGCAAATTACATCAGGATTTAGAAACTTCACTTGTTCAAGTCCCTCTTCTCCATTTTTTGCAGTGCCTACTACTAGGACTTCTGGACTTTTGGCTAAAATTTTTTTTAAAATGCCGAGTACGACGGGAGAGTCATCGACGAGTAGTATTTTTATTTTATTATCTGTCATTGGAATCTTTTTATGATTTGTAATAAATCCTTCCTATCAAATTTTGTTTTAATTAAATAAGCATCTGCGCCTGCATCCATGCCTTGTTTTATATTTTCTTCACTCCCGAGGGATGTTAGAATAATTACAGGAGTGTTTTTTAACTTTGTGGAATCCTTGATTTTTTTTGTAAATTCAAGACCATTCATCTTTGGCATTTCCATATCACTTACGACTAATCCGTATTCACCACTATTTAATTTATTCCACCCATCTTCACCGTCTACTCCGAGGTCGACTGAAAATCCTTCCGTTTCCAAAATTCTTTTGATTTGCACTCTTGTAGTCAGGGAATCATCTACAACTAGAATTTTTTTCAATACCGTTTCGGTAGTAGGGATTTCCTCTACTATTACAGATATATTTTTATGAAGAATAGTTTTTACTAAATCTTTTGGATTTAAAACTATACATATTTCCCCAGAATCCAAAATAGTTGCACCCGATACATTGCGAACTCTTTTGAGAATACCTTCGAAAACTTTTACAATGACTTCCTGTTTTTCAATTACTGCGTCAATCGCAATAGCTAGTTTAACTCCGTCTGACTGAATAAACAAACAAGCTGTTGGGGAAAGTATTGCTTTTGTTTTAACTTGGGAGATTTCTAAATAATTCGCAAGATGAACTAAACGTACAGGCTCATTTTCAATTACGACAGTCGCTTGACCCTCTAATATAAATATGTCTTTAGGATGAATCGTTTTACTTAAGATTACATTATCTGTCGGAAATCCAAACTTTTGGTTACCAACGGCTATGATGAGGACGTGAGTAGTCGAAAATTTAATTGGTAGTTTTAGGCGGAAACTTGTCCCAATTCCCAATTCAGATTCTGTCTCAATATCCCCTTTAAATTTTTCGACGAAACTTTTGACAACGTCCATTCCGACACCACGTCCCGATAAATTTGAAACATTGGTTTGTGTCGAAAACCCGTGTTGAAATATAATGGAGTAGATTCTTTTTTTATCCATATTATTTAATTCATCAGCGGTATATAATCCTTTCTCGATTGCTTTGGATTTTATTTTTTCTAAGTCTAATCCTTTTCCGTCGT
This sequence is a window from Leptospiraceae bacterium. Protein-coding genes within it:
- the cheB gene encoding chemotaxis-specific protein-glutamate methyltransferase CheB; translated protein: MTDNKIKILLVDDSPVVLGILKKILAKSPEVLVVGTAKNGEEGLEQVKFLNPDVICTDLMMPVMDGLEFTKRVMETNPKPILVISAALEGVNETNVFQLLQAGALDIFPKPSGGTDKDYEAIKDRLVSRIRIIKSVPVYKKTNRLAAVETKVQPPITKEYSHKIKYLAIGASTGGPNAVQQVLGNLPKELSVPVLCVQHISEGFIDSLVSWLGQNTKLKVKIMEEGENPVAGTVYFPQNSKHMVIGQDGNLHISNEPPFNGHCPSVNVLFKSLAKNFGDKTLAVILTGMGDDGATGLLTIKHTGGKTIGEAESTCVVYGMPRVAKEIGALDIQLPIDKIASHILGNI
- a CDS encoding response regulator; translated protein: MPTIVFAEDSSVQGVMLKRILVESGYSVFWGKNGAEAYELIQREKPSLIITDVEMPDMNGFELCKKVKTNDALKDIPVVICSSLARPEDIITGIECGADGYVTKPYDKQYLMYRVEALLNNPIAANEDVAPLTINYAGKSFEIVADRTHILNMLLSTYENSLKQYNELVNAQIELKKLNKSLDNSKKETEELLLNILPKPIARELRKTGKTKPVFYESASILFTDFKGFTKLSEKFSTEELIHQLDQFFSYFDSVMQMYKIEKIKTIGDAYMCVSGIPEPDPNHAINIIKAGLELADYMTIVNTLNAQKNIPPWEIRIGVHSGPLVAGVVGTKKFCYDVWGDSVNVASRMESSGFPGRVNVSGYTYELVKDQFECEYRGKIEAKNKGEIDMYFVNSVK